One stretch of Bacillota bacterium DNA includes these proteins:
- a CDS encoding JAB domain-containing protein, translating into MKKGFSLYSIKLVKSKTVPYDSTGVSINNASIAAEVARLYYSGTDREIFSVLLLNTKNQLIGANIVSVGNLNSSLVHPREVFKPAILANALQIILVHNHPSGDPTPSREDIEITRRMIQAGNLLDIPVIDHIILAEDRYASIRERGLAF; encoded by the coding sequence ATGAAGAAAGGATTCTCGCTGTATTCCATCAAGCTCGTGAAGTCAAAGACCGTTCCATATGATAGCACAGGGGTAAGCATCAATAACGCGTCAATAGCAGCAGAAGTCGCACGGCTGTATTACAGCGGCACAGACCGGGAGATCTTCTCTGTTCTTCTTCTCAACACCAAGAATCAGCTCATAGGAGCAAACATAGTGAGTGTGGGGAACCTGAACTCAAGCCTGGTGCACCCGCGGGAGGTATTCAAGCCTGCGATACTGGCCAATGCCCTTCAGATCATACTCGTCCATAACCACCCGAGCGGTGACCCCACGCCGAGCAGGGAGGATATAGAGATCACCAGGCGCATGATCCAGGCGGGGAACCTGCTGGACATACCGGTCATAGACCATATCATACTTGCTGAGGATCGCTACGCCAGTATACGAGAGAGAGGCCTGGCATTCTAA